One Microvirga thermotolerans DNA window includes the following coding sequences:
- a CDS encoding class I SAM-dependent methyltransferase encodes MPTGQPDLWGASDAYERYMGRWSRKVAPLFLAWVGAPPAARWIDIGCGTGVLTSAILAACEPKRVLGVDSAAPFLEAAKERIRDPRVAFVKGDALAIPEGDGAFGMAVSGLVLNFVPDKDAAIREMIRVVRPGGTVALYVWDYAGHMQAMRCFFDVATALDPAARDFDDGVKAPICRPGPLRDLFLGAGLTGVEVRAIDIPTAFESFEDYWAPFLGGTGSAPKYCMSLDEAARERLREAVRRRLPTGPDGEILLAARAWAVKGRVAG; translated from the coding sequence CCGCTCTTCCTGGCCTGGGTCGGCGCGCCGCCGGCCGCCCGTTGGATCGACATCGGGTGTGGAACGGGCGTGCTGACCTCGGCGATCCTCGCCGCCTGCGAGCCGAAGCGGGTTCTCGGCGTCGACAGCGCCGCCCCGTTCCTGGAGGCGGCGAAGGAGCGGATCCGCGATCCGCGCGTCGCGTTCGTGAAGGGCGATGCGCTCGCCATCCCGGAAGGCGACGGCGCGTTCGGGATGGCGGTTTCCGGGCTCGTTCTCAACTTCGTTCCCGACAAGGACGCCGCGATCCGCGAGATGATCCGCGTCGTCCGGCCGGGCGGAACGGTCGCTCTCTACGTCTGGGACTATGCGGGGCACATGCAGGCCATGCGCTGCTTCTTCGACGTGGCGACCGCGCTCGACCCAGCAGCCCGCGACTTCGACGACGGCGTGAAGGCGCCCATATGCCGACCCGGCCCGCTGAGGGACCTCTTTCTCGGCGCCGGCCTGACCGGAGTGGAGGTGCGGGCCATCGACATCCCGACCGCGTTCGAGAGCTTCGAGGATTACTGGGCGCCGTTTCTGGGCGGGACGGGCTCCGCGCCGAAATACTGCATGTCGCTGGACGAGGCGGCGCGGGAGCGCCTTCGGGAGGCGGTTCGGCGGCGCCTGCCGACAGGTCCGGACGGCGAGATCCTCCTTGCCGCGCGGGCCTGGGCGGTCAAGGGCAGGGTTGCAGGCTAG